One Aegilops tauschii subsp. strangulata cultivar AL8/78 chromosome 2, Aet v6.0, whole genome shotgun sequence genomic window, aacctaggtGGCGCGCGATGCAcagaggcgacaagcgcagcctgtagcacatccaccttttccaagcatgccaacccaccaaagtgtcgcctctgccatcaacctcgtcgacgaggaaaacgagtaGGCGCCACGGGcggtcgaggccgaggcgctccccggcaacgcgatggacgacgccgtgatgtgcatcatcgccagggttgagcagaccatTGGCTCATGGCGTTTGAGCGCcacggatcaagataggcatgtcagcgccgacaggctgcagctcgctgcacaacatgatcgatggcgcaccgcagagcaagctaggcgcatCCGCGCTGATAGGTTGTGtctcgccgcacggcgagaccgttggagcaccgcagagagagaggcgcggcgcgccgcacaacatgagcggatccatcggcgcttgcctagTGTCGACATGgtgtcgcagctgggtacacgtcctgtcagtacccccattcctcgcgaGGAGTGGGCAGAGGTCCTCAGCGCCGTACATGCACCAGAGGTtggccgcgccgtacttgcaccggacgcgcGCTGCGCTGTTCGCATGGGTGGCACCGTTTGCCTTGTCCacggcccgctggatgccaacgcgctggtccgtaggctcgaccgcctccttggcctaGGTTTCcaacctgggcgcagtagaggaacatggccgtcgcatcctcgagttGGTGATCTCCAATGAAATAGcgaacttggagctcgagatcgtgctccagatgtaccgtgagtttgtcgaccgcttggacgaacgcctacACGAGTTCAGGaaagagccaagagctaccgtaggcaagggctgttggtcatggtctcatggacacattttattttgttgagtcgtttcgacgtggatagctatgtattcacagcaatcatagtattgctctgtttattcctctgtttcaatgtgtgtactctgttttcggttcttatatgttctgtttcaatgtgtgtatatacgctttccattctgtatatgtggatgataacaactagattcaaattagagcatctccaatagatggtccaaatGTAAAAGTGACTAACTTTTGGACCGTCTGAGGCCAAAAACGCAGCTCCAACAGACGGTCCATATGTAAAAAAAATTGGACCGTGGCCTCCTtgtgatgtaaaatacaacaccTCGTGGTGCAAACTTACATCACAAGGTGCATCTGGTCCAAAACAAGCCGCCGCCCGCGAACGCCCAGCCGCCACTTCATTTCCATTCCCGCCAGCCCGCACGCGACCTCCCACccgtccaccgccgccccgccgcctccacaccctgccgccgccccgccgcatGCCGCCCGCATCAGATCCGGCCCCGCCCTGCCCCGCCCCCTGCCGCTGTTTCCacgccgcccgcccgccgcggatccggccccgccgcccgccgctgtTTCCAcactgcccgccgcccgcccgcccgccgTAGCTCCGCCGCCACTGCCCCGCaggccgccgcccgcccgcccgccgTAGCTCCGTCCACCACCGCCCCGAAGTCCGCAGCTCCGCCCCGCCCGGCTccgtccgccaccgccccggccgcacgccgccgccgctccaCCGCTCTCACCGCTCTCCGATGGCACCGAAGAAGACGCCGAAGGGCAAGTCGGGCTTCTTCGGCGTGAGGCAGAAGCCCTCCGGTAACGTCGGAGTGGAGTTCTCTGACGCTAGAAGGCGTTGGTGGATCGGCATGTACCCCTCCGCCCACGAGGCCGCACGTGCCTACGACGTGACGGTGTGGCGTGTCGTGAGGCCTCGGGCGCACCTCAATTTCCCAGAGATCGAGAGTCGGGTGGAAGCGGAGATGCTTGTGCCGCagggcatcaagatgaaggagatcgcgacgaagaagaagacgatgaaGAAGCCGTCGGTTGTCGTCAGTGCTGGCGAGACCGACGAGGAGGCGATGGTGAGGTTTGCTCGGGAGCATCCGGAGTATGTCCAGGCCGAGCTGGAGTACTACTGGAAGCGTGAGGCGgagcagaagaagaaggggccGAAGAAGGAGGACGAGGCCGGTCCCTCGACGGTGATCCCCATCGAGTCCTGTTCCGAGGAGGACTGGGCAGACttctcggaggaggaggagggatgcTACGACCCGGAGAAGGAGGAGTTTTGGGCGCAGTTCCGCAACTCCGACGATGAGGAGTAGTTTATCTAGTTGTTTGAATACTTAGTAGTTGAAGTTCATGTATGAAACTATGTTGAATTTGATGTTTGAACTATGTTGAATGGACTAGTAGTAAATTTACATCTTCattttggaccatctattggagtTTCTCTTTTGGACCATCAATTTGGACCATCTGTTGGAGTTGAGCTTTTTTCGAAGCTCCAAAACGCACTTTTTGGCGGTCCAAATTTTACATCTCCGGTTTTGGACCGCCAAATTTTGcaccatctattggagatgctattagtatacaaaaacagatagaaaatggaattcataatattatatatatatatatatattaattgttcattagttcatcacattatatatatatatataatatcatcacatatacgtgatgatacttaactacttggtataatgcataaaattgaaaatgaacaatactaaaactaataatccctcctggggacagtattccggcagcccctcgccagcagctccctggtgcgcggcgtcttcccattgtgcaggcagtactccgcctcctccgcctcgtagCGCTTGATGTACCGATTTGCATCTTGCTGGCGGACGCACGagaacgatcttgccatttcgttgggcgcgcACCGGAGCTCCttgtcggtggcacgctggatcTTATCGCCCCACCTCCACGCAGCCCGCCCCCAAAGccccgccgcctcctttttctaGGCGGCAatacgggcttcacaggccgcctcgTACCTGGCTTCCTcatccgccatctccttcttgaacaccacttgcctggcttctcagccggcggcagcaaCTTCCACAGACAaggattgtactggccccaaaaccaattaaaagttggggggtccggcgcaagcTCATccggcggcgcgtaggggtcctcgtcgctgctatttgagtgagcgtcctcgggggcgGCAACTCCTCGTcagcgcgtgggcagaccggcggtgccatggcagagatttgagagagagagagagggcgagcgaggggaggatgtagatgagaatgcaggcgggacgacgtaTGCAATGTAGTATTTCTTAGCGGACGGAATCTAGATCGATGGGGACAGTACACATGCCGGTCACCAGAATTTACGAGTACAATAGTTTGCATTACACacaattcccgcagcaaaatccgtgtgtgaacataatagctgacggtttccaatacagaaccgtgtctgaatAATGATCCCCGCtactcacctaccaaacctcgagccgcgagatagagtgccaatcgtgtgggggcggTTGTCTTGtgagatctttacattttctttttttaacaccagatatttacatcgtctgatgattttttaactcacacacaagtacacaaaaatatgatttttcaaaccgttatggttaggcgttgcatgtagatgtagttcaaattttaattacggtcattaaatggctagaaaatcacttaaatgtctttaaaaggtcaaatgacccttgaacttttccaaattttcacatgagttgtattagtgcacgttaaacgtagaaaaaaattgaaggccgtaagaggaagctatctctcgTTCGTCATGAAAGATggattgttccctctcggaaccacgaaccttctagtgagttgctccggtttgtgagggtgtgtgtccaaacttttgtcaaacaggccaatttttttaccacatcatcttggtgcatgacattaaatcaaggaaggtttcatgtttttctgatcattttttaattttttggaattaaaatgtcatggcactccatgcatgtgcccatgccgtgagaccaatatgtttgaaaattgcttctaatttactgcacatggaattaactcgcacacaagtacacaaatatgatttttcaaaccattatggttaggcATTGCATTTAGGTGTAGTTCAACTacgaattacggtcattaaatggctagaaaattacttaaatgtctttaaaaggtcaaatgacccctagaattttccaaaatttcacattacagttgtagtagtgcacgttaaacgtagaaaaaaattgaaggccgtaagaggaagctatctcccgttcgtcatcaaacatgcattgttccctctctgaaccacgagccttctagtgagttgctccggtttgtgaggggtgtgtgtccaaactttcgtcaaacatgtcaattttttaccacatcatcttggtggcatcacattaaatcaagcaaggtttcatgtgtgtctcatatttttttaattttttggaattaaaatgccatggcactccatgcatagatatgcatgtgtccatttcgtgagacaaatatgtttgaaaattctttCTAATTTACTACACACAGAATTAagtcacacacaagtacacaaatatgatttttcaaaccgttatggttaggcattgcatgtagacgtagttcaagtttgaattacggtcattaaatggctagaaaatcacttaaatgtctttaaaaggtcaaatgacccctagaattttccaaaatttcacattacgttgtattagtgcacgttagacgtagaaaaaaattgaaggccataagaggaagctgtctcccgttcgtcatcaaacatgcattgttccctctcggaaccacgagccttctagtgagttgctccgatttgtgaggggtgtgtgtccaaacttacGTCAAACATGCCAGTATTTTTACCACgccatcttggtggcatgacattaaatcaagcaaggtttatgtttttctaatcatttttaattttttggaattaaaatgccatggcactccatgcatgtgccgatgccgtgagaccaatatgtttgaaaattctttCTAATTTACTGGAATGGAATTAACTCGCATACAAGTACATTTCAaacgttatggttaggcgttgcatgtagatgtagttcaaatttgaattacggtcattaaatggctagaaaatcacttaaatgtctttaaaaggtcaaatgacccctggaatttccaaaatttcacattacagttgtagtagtgcacgttagacgtagaaaaaaattgaaggtcgtaagaggaagctatctcccgttcgtcatcaaccatgcattgttccctctcggaacaacgtgccttctagtgagttgctccagtttgtgcGGGGTGTGTGTACgtactttcgtcaaacatgccaattttattaccacatcatcttggtggcatgacattaaatcaagcaaggtttcatgtttttctgatcatttttgaattttttggaattaaaatgccatggcactccatgcatgtgcccatgccgtgagaccaatatgtttgaaaattccttataatttactgcacatggaattaactcgcacacaagtacacaaatatgatttttcaaaccgttatggttagccgttgcatgtagatgtagttcaaatttgaattacaatcattaaatggctagaaaatcacttaaatgtcttttaaaggtcaaatgacccctagaattttccaaagtttcacattacagttgtagtagtgcatgttagacgtagcAAAAAAttaaggccgtaagaggaagctatctcccgttcgtcatcaaacatgcattgttccctctcagaaccacgagccttctagtgagttgctccggtttgtgaggggtgtgtgcccaaactttcgtcaaacatgccgatttttttaccacatcatcttggtggcatgagattacatcaaccaaggtttcatgtgtttctggtattttttaattttttggtattaaaatgccatgtcactccatacttaattgtgtcatagccgctagaccaatatgtttgaaaattccttccaatttactgcacatggaattaaatcgcacacaggtacacaaaatatgagttttcaaaccgttatggttagctgttgcatgtacatgtagttcaaatttcaattatggtcattaaatggctagaaaatcacttaaatgtcttaaaaggtcaaatgacccctgaaattttcaaaaatttgacatgacagttgtattagtactaaaaaaattctcgtacatttaaaacaccatccattGCCATTTTACTCCAAATTCATCTTTTAcaactaataaaaaatatctacaacatcacacatagttgttttctaggaaccgtttgcaatgaaaatatctgggtctatttaagtctccctccttaagcttcgccggctcatCCGGTCCAGTGCCaacaacccccgaatccacgaatcccgatccccattcccgcacccccttcttgcaaagatgacatcgtggaaacgcttcgtgaagtcACGTACAatggccgcgtccccccccccccccgagcgttgccgcctgcgccgagagcgcggccgcctcCGCATTGAGCGGGGacgcttccgccgagagggcgtatgcggcagccgacagggcagctgcagcagccgagacggctgcagctaCTGCTGCGGCAGCGGCTGCAAACACCAAGAGCGCTCGAGCCGTCGTCCATGCCGCCGATGACGCCCTGGcctgggtcgaggccatccacgccaagatcgaggatgcacacgccaagatattccaggccacctcggactccagcatgtaACCCATGTCCGAAAAGGCGTGGCCGTGGACATGTGTTGGGCCTCCTCAAGCGGGGTGGCTGTGATGTCTACTGCGCAACTTTACttttgtagacacgtgttgggcctcctgAAGCGGGGTGgctgtgatgtctactacgcaactttactcttgtagacacgtgttgggcctccaagcgcagagttttgtaggacagtagcaattttccctcaagtggatgacctaaggtttatcaatccgtgagaggtgtaggatgaagatggtctctctcaaacgaccctgcaagcaaatacaagaaatctcttgtgtccccaacacacctaatacaatggcaaattgtataggtgcactagttcggcgaagagatggtgataaaagtgtaatatggatggtagaaatatacttttataatctgaataaataaaaacagcaaggtagaaaatagtaaacggacacaaaaacggtattgcaatgcttggaaatgCAATCTCCCACAATGCTAATATAatcggatcatataactatccctcaacatgcaacgaagaatcactccaaagttcctatctagcggagaacataagaataaattgtttgtagggtacgaaaccacctcaaagctattctttccgttcgatctattcaagagtccatactaaaataacacaaagctattctttccgttcaatctatcctagagttcgtactaaaataacaccaaagcaaattcatattcataatactcaatccaacacaaagaacttcaaagagtgccccaagatttctatcggagaaacaaagacaagaacatgcatcaacccctatgcatagattaccccaatgtcacctcgggaatctgtgagttaagtgccaaaacatatatcaagtgaatcaatacgataccccattgtcaccacaagtattcaattgcaagacatatatcgagtgttctcaaatccataaaagtattcaatctgataacaatgaaatctcaaagggaaaactcaattcatcacaacaagatcgagaggggaaaacaccatatgatccgactatattaacaaagcccacgatacatcaagatggtgacatctcaagaacacaagagagagagagtaaacacaaagctactggtacaaaccctcagccccgagggtggactcctccctcctcatcatggtggccgtcgGGATTATGAAGATGGCTACCgaagatgattccccctccggcagggtgccagagcggggtctagattggttttcggggGCTATAGAGGCCTGCAGCGGCGGAAATTCTAATCTAGGTGAacttctgatggtttctctatttattggatttttggtgttggtttcacgctaagatgggcctcgaggtgagcacaacccattGGGGCAAGCCAGacccaccaggcgcgccctggtgggttgtgccctcctcgtcgCTCTTttggccctcccacgaagctttGGGGGTCtattttgttccaaaaaaatcttcaaaaagtttcagctcatttg contains:
- the LOC109731967 gene encoding uncharacterized protein, coding for MAPKKTPKGKSGFFGVRQKPSGNVGVEFSDARRRWWIGMYPSAHEAARAYDVTVWRVVRPRAHLNFPEIESRVEAEMLVPQGIKMKEIATKKKTMKKPSVVVSAGETDEEAMVRFAREHPEYVQAELEYYWKREAEQKKKGPKKEDEAGPSTVIPIESCSEEDWADFSEEEEGCYDPEKEEFWAQFRNSDDEE